From Bacillus sp. FSL K6-3431, the proteins below share one genomic window:
- a CDS encoding carbohydrate ABC transporter permease, translating to MSVKEPVIETRNRTSIDLAIPKKSSFKKKYLSLLLFVSPAFLFYLLFLFIPTIGAGVYSFTDWNGLNPNYAFVGFSNYIEAFKEDIAFRHSFLFTLRYTVFVFIIQNVVALTLALLIESKTRSKGFFRTIFFMPNMLSLIISALMFSFIFTNVLPELSQKALLTVLDQPWIGDARVSFYSILIVSLWQGIGYMMVIYMAALQGVPKHLKEAAMIDGANVFQRLRHVILPMIMHAITICSFLTLNGAFKVFDVVYALTQGGPGTSTQVIALNIYEEAFSNNFRFGYANSKAMILFMVVLIITLIQVRVTKGKEVEA from the coding sequence ATGTCTGTGAAAGAGCCAGTAATAGAAACACGCAACAGGACCTCTATTGATTTAGCAATTCCTAAAAAAAGTAGTTTTAAAAAGAAGTACCTAAGTTTACTATTATTCGTATCACCCGCATTTCTATTTTATCTTTTGTTTTTATTTATCCCCACTATCGGTGCAGGTGTGTATAGTTTTACGGATTGGAATGGCTTGAATCCGAATTATGCATTCGTCGGATTCAGCAATTATATAGAAGCATTTAAAGAAGATATAGCTTTTAGACATTCATTTTTATTTACTTTAAGGTATACAGTGTTTGTGTTTATTATCCAAAACGTAGTTGCACTTACGCTAGCTTTACTAATTGAATCAAAAACTAGATCAAAAGGCTTTTTTAGAACTATTTTCTTTATGCCTAATATGCTCAGTTTAATAATAAGTGCATTAATGTTTTCATTTATTTTTACAAATGTACTACCAGAGCTTTCTCAAAAGGCTTTACTTACAGTACTTGATCAACCTTGGATTGGTGATGCTAGAGTTTCATTCTATTCGATTTTGATTGTTTCACTATGGCAAGGGATTGGATACATGATGGTTATTTATATGGCTGCCTTACAGGGAGTGCCAAAGCATTTAAAAGAAGCTGCGATGATTGATGGAGCAAATGTCTTCCAAAGACTAAGACATGTAATTCTCCCAATGATTATGCACGCTATCACAATTTGTTCCTTTTTAACATTAAATGGAGCGTTTAAAGTATTCGATGTTGTTTACGCTTTAACGCAAGGTGGTCCAGGAACTTCTACACAAGTAATTGCTTTAAATATTTATGAAGAAGCGTTCTCGAATAACTTTCGCTTTGGATATGCCAATTCAAAAGCGATGATTTTGTTTATGGTCGTTCTTATCATAACTCTTATCCAAGTTAGAGTAACGAAAGGTAAGGAGGTAGAAGCATGA
- a CDS encoding ABC transporter substrate-binding protein — protein MKRIFITMLTLILFGGLLAACGSKGGSATNSSGEKLEKVDLKVFISQPRFKKQYETYLDQFVEKQKEEKGRDINIKLEMPNVNQADQLLKTRLASGDSPDIFSLHAGNDLPVYDKAGYLEDLSGEPFIEKLYDTITPGVTIDDRVLAVPLETVQWGFLYNKDLFAEYDLEAPSTISEMEEVIKTLEENDVTPFIRAYKDAYIPQLFLPITVGAADITTNKGFIDSMNEGNGSFADLKDMFPIIDLVDSHGTDRAFEIGQDQGASDFANGKAAMWVQGAWMAESIMAANENFNFGVAALPINDDPNSTLINLGSSTSLAVSKESKVKDVAKDFINYVMDEKDSSAFYESLAFNPISDLHTFEPYPWLEDSSAYVADGKVYQDPTIPSAVKSESEKLFQSYFAGDATQEAVIKGLDRAWEQYLKINKK, from the coding sequence ATGAAAAGAATATTTATTACTATGCTTACTCTAATTTTATTTGGAGGTTTGCTAGCAGCCTGTGGTTCAAAAGGAGGTTCAGCAACAAATTCAAGTGGTGAAAAACTGGAGAAAGTTGATTTAAAAGTGTTTATCTCACAGCCCCGCTTTAAGAAACAGTATGAAACTTATCTGGATCAATTTGTTGAAAAACAAAAAGAAGAAAAGGGTAGAGATATAAATATTAAGCTTGAGATGCCAAATGTCAATCAGGCGGATCAATTATTAAAAACTCGGTTGGCTTCTGGAGATAGCCCAGACATATTCAGCCTTCATGCAGGGAACGATCTCCCAGTATATGACAAAGCTGGATATTTGGAAGATTTATCAGGCGAGCCATTTATAGAAAAATTATACGATACAATCACTCCAGGAGTAACAATTGATGATCGTGTGCTTGCTGTGCCTTTAGAAACAGTACAATGGGGTTTCTTGTACAATAAAGATTTATTTGCTGAATATGATCTCGAAGCCCCATCAACGATTAGTGAAATGGAAGAAGTAATTAAGACACTGGAAGAAAATGATGTAACACCGTTTATACGCGCATATAAAGATGCTTATATACCGCAATTATTCTTGCCGATAACCGTCGGAGCAGCGGATATAACAACAAATAAGGGGTTTATTGACAGCATGAATGAAGGTAACGGGAGTTTTGCTGATTTGAAAGATATGTTCCCTATTATAGATCTTGTTGATAGCCACGGAACTGATAGAGCGTTTGAAATTGGACAAGACCAAGGTGCATCTGACTTTGCCAATGGCAAAGCGGCTATGTGGGTACAAGGTGCATGGATGGCTGAATCTATTATGGCTGCGAATGAAAACTTTAACTTTGGAGTTGCAGCACTCCCTATTAATGATGATCCCAATTCAACATTAATAAATTTAGGTAGTTCCACATCTCTTGCTGTTTCAAAAGAAAGTAAAGTAAAAGATGTAGCGAAAGATTTTATTAATTATGTAATGGATGAAAAGGATTCAAGCGCATTTTATGAAAGCTTGGCATTTAACCCTATCTCTGATTTGCATACTTTTGAGCCATATCCTTGGTTAGAGGATTCGAGCGCTTATGTTGCAGATGGAAAAGTATATCAAGATCCTACCATTCCATCTGCAGTAAAATCTGAATCGGAAAAACTATTCCAAAGCTACTTCGCAGGCGATGCCACACAAGAAGCCGTAATCAAAGGACTCGATCGCGCATGGGAGCAATACTTAAAAATAAATAAAAAATAA
- a CDS encoding carbohydrate ABC transporter permease, producing MKQNRVASISVNVILTVCAAISFFPIYMAIINSFKTQSEIFSSVLTLPTSLNFDNYIGVFSELNLLGSGFNTLIVTVIGLGGIVICGSLAGYKLARTRGKLSNIIFMLFIASMLVPFHSIMITLSQMAKGIGIQGSLPGLGLIYIGLGVNMAVFLYHGFVKSIPLELEEAAKIDGCSDLQIFTRIIFPLLKPITATILILNVLWLWNDFLLPLIMLTDVNNYTLMLSINMLIGQYNSDWPKILAGLVLTALPVIVFYAFFQKHILSGISEGAIK from the coding sequence ATGAAACAGAACCGTGTAGCATCCATATCAGTAAATGTTATTTTAACGGTTTGTGCTGCCATTTCATTCTTTCCAATCTATATGGCGATCATTAACTCCTTTAAAACACAAAGCGAAATTTTTAGTTCGGTTTTAACGCTACCGACTTCATTAAATTTTGATAATTATATTGGTGTGTTTAGTGAGTTAAATCTGTTAGGAAGTGGTTTTAACACATTGATTGTAACGGTAATTGGACTTGGGGGCATTGTAATTTGTGGTTCTTTAGCTGGATATAAACTTGCTAGAACACGTGGTAAATTAAGTAATATAATCTTCATGCTTTTTATTGCTTCCATGTTAGTTCCATTTCATTCCATCATGATTACACTTAGTCAAATGGCAAAAGGTATTGGCATACAAGGCTCCTTACCTGGCCTAGGTTTAATATATATCGGACTTGGCGTAAATATGGCAGTCTTCCTTTATCATGGGTTTGTAAAATCAATTCCTCTGGAGCTTGAAGAAGCAGCAAAAATAGATGGTTGTAGTGACTTGCAAATTTTCACCAGAATCATCTTTCCTTTGCTAAAACCAATTACAGCAACTATTTTGATTTTAAATGTTTTATGGCTTTGGAATGATTTCTTATTGCCTTTGATTATGCTAACAGATGTTAATAATTATACATTGATGCTTTCAATCAATATGTTAATTGGGCAATATAACAGCGATTGGCCAAAAATATTGGCTGGCTTAGTATTAACAGCACTTCCTGTTATTGTTTTCTATGCCTTTTTCCAAAAACATATATTGTCCGGGATTTCGGAAGGTGCTATTAAATAA
- a CDS encoding response regulator — translation MTKLLIVDDENWVRDTIKTLVTQASSPIKHMDVMEAKNGIEALELMKIVQPEVVITDMKMPGIDGKELLEIMEKNYPHLPVIVLSGYHDFVYTKQAIKSKVIEYLLKPVDERELFQAIEKSMEMKKGLEHQHINYEMISINRPEISEVIQTHLKNVFFDFKELNASLFLAHMQQFSNETNKSLKTDESFIIHLQQKFLMTIEEVMRDHQLRLEDLKIDLLKFYINRSARFEQVIEKQMEIGHAIITTIERNRSLKKKLNLEEIKDYVDQNYDIPDISLDVVAKTFFISKEYLTTVFKKKYGYNITEYIISLRMEKAKQLVMNTTMQYKTIAEKVGYEDPPYFYRVFKKYFRISPGEMRKT, via the coding sequence ATGACAAAATTATTAATTGTTGATGACGAAAATTGGGTTCGGGATACAATAAAAACTTTGGTTACACAAGCATCATCGCCTATTAAGCATATGGATGTTATGGAAGCTAAAAATGGAATAGAAGCGTTGGAATTAATGAAAATTGTACAGCCTGAAGTTGTTATTACGGATATGAAGATGCCAGGTATAGATGGAAAAGAATTACTTGAAATAATGGAAAAAAACTATCCCCATCTACCGGTAATCGTTTTAAGTGGATATCATGATTTTGTTTATACAAAGCAAGCAATCAAGTCGAAGGTGATCGAATACTTACTAAAACCTGTTGATGAAAGGGAATTATTTCAGGCGATAGAAAAGTCCATGGAAATGAAAAAAGGATTAGAACATCAACATATAAATTACGAGATGATATCGATTAATAGGCCGGAAATATCAGAGGTTATTCAGACGCATCTCAAGAATGTTTTCTTTGATTTTAAAGAATTAAATGCATCCTTATTTTTGGCACATATGCAACAATTTTCAAATGAAACAAACAAATCCTTAAAGACGGATGAATCGTTCATTATACATTTGCAACAAAAGTTTTTAATGACGATTGAAGAGGTTATGCGTGATCATCAGCTTCGCCTAGAAGATTTGAAAATAGACTTATTAAAGTTCTATATAAATCGATCTGCTAGATTTGAGCAAGTCATTGAAAAGCAAATGGAAATTGGACATGCTATTATCACTACTATCGAGAGAAATAGAAGCTTGAAGAAGAAGCTTAATTTGGAAGAAATTAAAGATTATGTAGATCAGAACTATGACATTCCGGACATATCTTTAGATGTAGTAGCAAAAACCTTCTTTATTAGTAAAGAGTATTTAACTACTGTATTTAAAAAGAAGTATGGTTACAATATTACCGAATATATCATTTCTTTAAGAATGGAAAAAGCAAAACAACTTGTAATGAATACAACGATGCAGTATAAAACGATAGCTGAAAAAGTGGGATATGAGGACCCCCCTTACTTCTACCGGGTATTTAAGAAGTACTTTCGTATATCACCGGGAGAAATGAGGAAAACCTGA